The following proteins are co-located in the Uranotaenia lowii strain MFRU-FL unplaced genomic scaffold, ASM2978415v1 HiC_scaffold_146, whole genome shotgun sequence genome:
- the LOC129759383 gene encoding zinc finger protein 82 homolog, with translation MVGRLVHFDSSELQALLKCCLDANVETVRQSGKPWAFLFCMVQKRMAQNVIFPPRTPASYRNKYLAAHKSFKKGKLNSPEAHSLWGHDVEPAQITGELEFIEIPETSVHGFNVKREHCVEDNVISGTKTEAIQNQEPFGTELLNEDPPIQESEKNCSICKTSNTRGMKPLLTQSANGNTYWDIIQDCLNIKIFCDGDVKLAICEKCSSFIEELFDFVEKCRKNLMEISVEVLDSYANKNDCAHIDEIMNDTFLGFDEGEQESFLVKDEMILNDIDLENLAKASVEVSSEQLVTVKNNGKRKRGINIKSEERQLLLKNCIDLKVEKIRVSGKGRWLQLLGKVRERMIEGGFPVRSVKSLQIWYKNAHKAFNAGKLAEPEAKELWGTHITDDESDCEEDKKNDAASETINQPKQNTEKEFSDKVLECENISNDTEILEEDSKESETNNYEWTDGPLNIEFTKKQIREQTRLFRADVAKLPRQCDVCGVVIRGGDFVAHMQIHSAEEFTCTFCDRVFANIRYLRRHENIHTKKRQYSCKYCERVFHSWTTWKDHEILHIQKGKHKCSECGNEYARKARLTDHYRSKHLGLCKYRCKQCDFVTHVKKRLFLHVRCKHTDLRPFGCPFCENKTNNESNNHSHFQRHKRNGEASVYQIKCAYCSELFVKDAAFEIHLVKRHPDKSVEL, from the exons ATGGTAGGGCGGTTGGTTCATTTTGATTCCTCCGAGCTGCAAGCTCTTCTCAAATGCTGCCTAGATGCCAATGTGGAAACCGTTCGTCAGTCTGGGAAGCCTTGGGCTTTCCTATTCTGCATGGTTCAAAAACGGATGGCCCAAAATGTGATCTTTCCACCGCGAACACCAGCAAGCTACCGCAATAAGTATTTAGCAGcacataaaagttttaaaaaaggaaaactaAACTCACCGGAAGCTCACAGTCTTTGGGGTCATGATGTAGAACCAGCACAAATAACTGGAGAATTGGAATTCATTGAAATACCGGAAACAAGTGTCCACGGATTTAATGTAAAACGTGAGCATTGTGTAGAAGATAACGTCATATCCGGGACTAAAACTGAAGCAATCCAAAACCAGGAACCGTTTGGAACAGAGTTGCTTAACGAAGATCCTCCAATTCAGGAAtccgaaaaaaattgtagcatcTGTAAGACTTCAAATACAAGAGGGATGAAGCCTTTATTAACACAGAGTGCCAATGGAAATACTTATTGGGACATTATCCAGGATTGTTTGAATATCAAG ATATTCTGCGACGGTGATGTAAAACTAGccatttgtgaaaaatgttcaTCCTTCATAGAAGAGCTTTTCGATTTCGtggaaaaatgtcgaaaaaatttaatggaaataagTGTAGAGGTCTTAGATAGTTACGCGAATAAAAACGATTGCGCTCATATTGACGAAATAATGAACGATACTTTCCTTGGATTTGACGAAGGCGAACAAGAATCCTTTCTGGTGAAAGACGAAATGATACTTAATGATATCGATCTCGAAAATCTTGCTAAAGCTTCGGTTGAAGTCTCGTCTGAACAACTGGTAACcgtaaaaaataatggaaagcgTAAGCGTGgaataaatataaaatctgAAGAAAGACAACTCTTGCTGAAGAATTGCATTgatttgaaagttgaaaagaTACGGGTTTCCGGTAAAGGTCGATGGTTACAATTACTGGGAAAGGTGCGGGAAAGAATGATTGAAGGAGGGTTTCCGGTGCGATCAGTTAAATCTCTTCAAATATGGTATAAAAATGCACACAAAGCTTTCAACGCTGGTAAGTTAGCAGAGCCAGAAGCTAAAGAATTATGGGGAACACATATTACTGATGACGAATCGGATTGTGAAGAAGATAAGAAAAACGATGCAGCATCCGAAACTATCAatcaaccaaaacaaaacactgAAAAGGAGTTTTCTGACAAAGTTCTAGAATGTGAAAACATAAGCAATGATACAGAAATTCTAGAAGAGGATTCAAAAGAATCCGAAACGAATAACTATGAATGGACAGATGGGCCGTTGAATATTGAATTCACAAAAAAGCAGATCCGCGAGCAGACACGTCTGTTCAGGGCGGATGTCGCAAAACTTCCCCGACAGTGTGATGTTTGTGGGGTCGTAATTCGAGGAGGTGATTTCGTAGCGCATATGCAGATCCATTCTGCAGAAGAATTTACCTGCACATTTTGTGACCGTGTTTTCGCCAACATAAGATACCTGAGACGACATGAAAATATTCACACTAAAAAACGACAATACAGTTGTAAATATTGCGAACGAGTATTCCACAGCTGGACCACTTGGAAGGATCATGAG ATTCTGCATATTCAAAAGGGCAAACATAAATGTTCTGAATGTGGTAACGAGTACGCAAGGAAAGCCCGACTTACAGATCATTATAGGTCTAAACATCTTGGATTGTGTAAATACCGCTGTAAGCAGTGTGACTTCGTTACACACGTCAA GAAGCGTTTGTTCCTTCATGTCCGTTGCAAGCACACTGACCTTCGACCGTTTGGCTGTCCATTctgtgaaaataaaacaaacaacgaGTCCAACAATCACAGCCATTTTCAACGACACAAAAGGAATGGCGAGGCTAGCGTCTATCAAATCAAGTGTGCTTATTGtagcgaactttttgtcaaagaCGCAGCATTCGAGATACATTTGGTAAAACGTCACCCGGATAAATCTGTTGAGTTGTGA